From Triticum aestivum cultivar Chinese Spring chromosome 4A, IWGSC CS RefSeq v2.1, whole genome shotgun sequence, a single genomic window includes:
- the LOC123086462 gene encoding RING-H2 finger protein ATL74 → MRRLSDAGEATPLVTPAAAAAAGGTLASPAAAGSNANFDANMVIILAALLCVLIFALGLNSVIRCVLHCGRRLAPSSSLAASATTARTTTSVHVQAGLKRKALRKIPVEVYGGAKSSGGALPATATECAICLGEFADGEKVRVLPRCHHGFHVRCIDMWLATHTSCPNCRASLAEDGAAAANGGGR, encoded by the coding sequence ATGCGGCGGCTCAGCGACGCAGGGGAGGCCACGCCGCTGGTCACCcccgcggcggccgcggcggcgggcggcacctTGGCATCGCCGGCCGCTGCGGGGAGCAACGCCAACTTCGACGCCAACATGGTGATCATCCTGGCCGCGCTGCTCTGCGTTCTCATTTTCGCGCTTGGGCTCAACTCCGTCATCCGCTGCGTGCTCCACTGCGGCCGCCGGCTCGCGCCGTCGTCGAGCCTCGCGGCCAGCGCCACCACGGCGAGGACGACGACATCCGTGCACGTGCAGGCGGGGCTCAAGAGGAAGGCGCTGAGGAAGATACCCGTGGAGGTGTACGGCGGAGCCAAGTCGTCCGGCGGCGCCCTCCCAGCCACGGCCACGGAGTGCGCCATCTGCCTCGGCGAGTTCGCCGACGGCGAGAAGGTACGCGTGCTCCCGCGGTGCCACCACGGATTCCACGTCCGCTGCATCGACATGTGGCTCGCCACGCACACCTCCTGCCCCAACTGCCGGGCCTCGCTCGCTGAGGACGGCGCCGCCGCTGCCAACGGCGGAGGGAGATAG